The following are encoded together in the Kineosporiaceae bacterium genome:
- a CDS encoding SARP family transcriptional regulator, producing MDSDRRSRSAPDSRFTPEAGVVRVRVFDALEVEVDGHRLDVPGRCRRLIAVLALRGPLARSMACGLLWPEVTEDRARASLRAAVHTAQRVLPGLITGAQEIRLADGVHTDVTEFRHLVRASRRATGTGGPNNSDPAAGQVTSDSALDLLPGGPLGGPVLPEWNDDWVITEREVLGQLRLRALDAWAAACLTQGDLTTALELAAAAVQADPLRESAHRRLMQIHLTEGNIAAALGQFARFRELSQRALGIEPSRLMLELVAGIRRPVALGVGS from the coding sequence ATGGACAGCGACCGCAGATCCCGTTCCGCACCCGACTCCCGATTCACGCCCGAGGCCGGCGTGGTGCGGGTGCGCGTGTTCGACGCCCTGGAGGTCGAGGTGGACGGGCACCGGCTGGATGTCCCCGGTCGCTGCCGTCGACTGATCGCGGTCCTGGCCCTGCGGGGCCCGCTGGCCCGCTCGATGGCCTGCGGCCTGCTCTGGCCGGAGGTCACCGAGGACCGCGCGCGCGCCAGCCTGCGGGCCGCGGTACACACCGCGCAACGGGTGCTCCCGGGGCTGATCACCGGCGCGCAGGAGATCCGGCTCGCCGACGGAGTCCACACCGACGTCACGGAGTTCCGTCACCTGGTGCGGGCCTCACGCCGCGCCACCGGCACCGGCGGCCCGAACAACTCCGACCCGGCCGCTGGTCAGGTCACCTCGGACAGTGCCCTGGACCTGCTCCCGGGGGGACCCCTCGGCGGCCCGGTGCTACCAGAGTGGAACGACGACTGGGTGATCACCGAACGCGAGGTTCTCGGCCAGTTGCGACTCAGGGCACTCGACGCCTGGGCCGCCGCCTGCCTCACCCAGGGCGACCTGACCACGGCCCTGGAACTCGCGGCCGCCGCCGTCCAGGCCGATCCATTACGCGAGAGCGCTCATCGCCGACTGATGCAGATCCACCTCACCGAGGGGAACATCGCCGCCGCCCTGGGTCAGTTCGCCCGCTTCCGTGAGTTGTCGCAGCGCGCACTGGGGATCGAACCCAGCCGGCTGATGCTCGAGCTGGTGGCCGGCATTCGCCGACCGGTCGCCCTGGGGGTCGGATCGTGA
- a CDS encoding response regulator transcription factor gives MAVILLVEDDAGIRSALTRALTERGHAVTWQPAGLPGLQAVIDERPDVVLLDLGLPDVDGVQVLTMMRAVSEVPVIVVTARDDDADIVKALDAGADDYVAKPFGADHLEARIRAVLRRSAGQRAEGPLTVGDLVVDPRTRSATLESRPLELSRKEFDLLYALAQRAGEVVSKRELLAEVWRQPYGGGDRTVDVHLSWLRRKLGETAAEPRYLHSTRGVGVRLAAPDGS, from the coding sequence GTGGCCGTGATCCTGCTGGTGGAGGACGACGCCGGAATCCGCTCCGCGCTGACCCGCGCACTGACCGAACGTGGGCATGCCGTGACGTGGCAACCGGCGGGTTTGCCTGGGCTCCAGGCGGTGATCGACGAGCGCCCTGACGTGGTGCTGCTCGATCTGGGACTGCCCGATGTGGACGGCGTCCAGGTGCTGACGATGATGCGTGCGGTCAGCGAGGTCCCGGTGATCGTGGTCACCGCCCGTGACGACGACGCCGACATCGTCAAGGCGCTGGACGCCGGGGCCGACGACTACGTCGCCAAACCGTTCGGCGCCGACCACCTCGAGGCGCGCATCCGCGCCGTCCTGCGCCGCAGCGCCGGGCAGCGCGCCGAGGGACCACTGACCGTCGGCGACCTCGTGGTCGACCCGCGGACCCGGTCGGCCACCCTCGAGAGCCGACCGCTGGAGCTGTCCCGTAAAGAGTTCGATCTGCTGTACGCGTTGGCCCAGCGTGCCGGAGAGGTGGTCAGCAAGCGCGAACTGCTCGCCGAGGTCTGGCGGCAGCCCTACGGCGGCGGGGACCGCACCGTCGACGTTCACCTGTCGTGGTTGCGCCGCAAGCTCGGTGAGACCGCGGCCGAGCCGCGCTACCTGCACAGCACCCGTGGCGTCGGGGTACGCCTGGCCGCGCCCGACGGCAGCTGA